From Anopheles darlingi chromosome 2, idAnoDarlMG_H_01, whole genome shotgun sequence, the proteins below share one genomic window:
- the LOC125950986 gene encoding acetylcholinesterase-like isoform X1: MEIRGLLAMGGCRRRTDGAVALMLSSLPPMLVLLLLAPLLQTVAGRHHELGATMGGSGTHQLSSGGGATGGIGGLAAQSQTLLPGSQSSASAGSSSSSLSSSSAEEEEVARLTLGKDADAFFTPYIGHGESVRIIDPELGTLEREHVVHVSGGGAGVGGGGGGGGSGTPSLRRRGLTRRESNGDASDNDPLVVNTDKGRVRGITVDAPSGKKVDVWLGIPYAQPPVGPLRFRHPRPAEKWSGVLNATTPPNSCVQIVDTVFGDFPGATMWNPNTPLSEDCLYINVVAPRPRPKNAAVMLWIFGGGFYSGTATLDVYDHRALASEENVIVVSLQYRVASLGFLFLGTPEAPGNAGLFDQNLALRWVRDNIHKFGGDPSRVTLFGESAGAVSVSLHLLSALSRDLFQRAILQSGSPTAPWALVSREEATLRALRLAEAVGCPHDASKPGDAVECLRAKDPHVLVDNEWGTLGICEFPFVPVVDGAFLDETPQRSLASGRFKKTEILTGSNTEEGYYFIIYYLTELLRKEEGVTVSREEFLQAVRELNPYVNGAARQAIVFEYTDWTEPDNPNSNRDALDKMVGDYHFTCNVNEFAQRYAEEGNNVYMYLYTHRSKGNPWPRWTGVMHGDEINYVFGEPLNPTLGYTDDEKGFSRKIMRYWSNFAKTGNPNSSPASSEIPEWPKHTAQGRHYLELGMNTSFVGRGPRLRQCAFWKKYLPQLVAATSNLQVAPPPSAPCESSAFFYRPNPMVPLLLVALLSLLSSATLHFVQ; this comes from the exons ATGGAGATCCGAGGGCTTCTGGCGATGGGTGGTTGTCGACGAAGGACGGACGGAGCCGTCGCGCTAATGCTGAGCAGCCTACcgccgatgctggtgctgctgctgttggcgccCCTCCTACAGACAGTCGCCGGGCGGCATCACGAGCTGGGCGCTACGATGGGTGGTAGCGGTACGCATCAGCTGTCGAGCGGTGGCGGAGCGACCGGCGGTATCGGAGGACTGGCGGCCCAATCGCAGACGCTCCTGCCAGGATCGCaatccagtgccagtgccggctcctcgtcatcatcgttgtcgtcgtcgtcggccgaagaggaggaagtggCGCGGCTCACGCTCGGCAAGGACGCAG ATGCCTTTTTTACACCATATATAGGTCACGGTGAGTCCGTACGAATTATAGACCCCGAGCTGGGCACGCTCGAGCGGGAGCACGTTGTCCACgtcagtggtggcggtgccggggttggtggtggtggtggtggtggtggtagtggtacgCCATCACTTCGGCGGCGTGGTCTAACGAGACGCGAATCGAACGGAG ACGCTAGCGATAATGATCCACTCGTCGTCAACACGGACAAGGGCCGAGTGCGGGGCATCACGGTCGATGCACCGAGCGGTAAGAAGGTGGACGTGTGGCTCGGAATCCCGTACGCGCAGCCACCGGTCGGTCCGCTGCGTTTCCGCCATCCGAGGCCGGCCGAAAAGTGGAGCGGCGTACTGAACGCAACGACTCCGCCGAACAGCTGCGTCCAGATCGTCGACACCGTGTTCGGTGACTTCCCGGGTGCGACCATGTGGAACCCGAACACGCCGCTCTCGGAGGATTGTCTCTACATCAACGTGGTGGCACCTCGGCCGCGCCCCAAAAACGCCGCTGTCATGCTGTGGATCTTCGGGGGCGGGTTCTACTCCGGTACGGCCACACTCGACGTGTACGATCACCGGGCGCTCGCCTCGGAGGAGAACGTAATCGTCGTCTCGCTACAGTACCGGGTCGCCAGTCTTGGGTTCCTGTTTCTTGGCACACCGGAAGCGCCCGGTAATGCTGGGCTGTTCGATCAGAACCTTGCTCTAAG ATGGGTACGGGATAATATCCACAAATTCGGAGGTGATCCATCCCGCGTAACGCTCTTTGGCGAGAGTGCCGGTGCCGTGTCTGTGTCGCTCCACCTGCTGTCCGCCTTGTCGCGCGATCTGTTCCAGCGAGCCATCCTGCAGAGTGGATCCCCTACCGCACCCTGGGCACTGGTGTCACGCGAGGAAGCCACGCTAAG GGCACTGCGATTGGCGGAAGCGGTCGGTTGTCCACACGACGCTAGCAAACCGGGTGATGCGGTCGAGTGTCTGCGCGCCAAGGATCCACACGTGCTGGTCGACAACGAGTGGGGTACGCTCGGTATCTGCGAGTTCCCGTtcgtgccggtggtggacggAGCATTCCTGGACGAGACACCGCAGCGGTCACTCGCCAGCGGGCGCTTCAAGAAGACGGAAATCCTGACCGGCAGCAACACGGAGGAGGGCTACTACTTCATCATCTACTATCTGACCGAGTTGCTGCGCAAGGAGGAAGGTGTGACGGTATCACGCGAAGAGTTCTTGCAGGCGGTGCGCGAACTCAATCCGTACGTCAACGGAGCGGCTCGGCAGGCGATCGTGTTCGAGTACACCGACTGGACAGAACCGGACAACCCGAACAGTAACCGGGACGCGCTGGACAAGATGGTCGGCGATTATCACTTCACGTGTAACGTCAATGAGTTTGCGCAGCGGTACGCCGAGGAGGGCAACAACGTCTACATGTATCTGTACACGCACCGTAGCAAAGGCAACCCGTGGCCCCGCTGGACCGGGGTGATGCATGGTGATGAGATTAACTACGTGTTCGGTGAACCGCTCAACCCGACGCTCGGTTACACCGACGATGAGAAGGGTTTCAGCCGGAAGATTATGCGCTACTGGTCCAACTTTGCCAAGACGGG CAATCCTAACTCGAGTCCCGCCAGCAGCGAGATCCCCGAGTGGCCAAAGCACACGGCCCAGGGACGGCACTATCTGGAGCTCGGCATGAACACGTCCTTCGTCGGACGAGGACCACGGTTGAGGCAGTGTGCGTTCTGGAAGAAGTATCTACCGCAGCTTGTTGCAGCTACCT
- the LOC125950986 gene encoding acetylcholinesterase-like isoform X2, with product MEIRGLLAMGGCRRRTDGAVALMLSSLPPMLVLLLLAPLLQTVAGRHHELGATMGGSGTHQLSSGGGATGGIGGLAAQSQTLLPGSQSSASAGSSSSSLSSSSAEEEEVARLTLGKDAGHGESVRIIDPELGTLEREHVVHVSGGGAGVGGGGGGGGSGTPSLRRRGLTRRESNGDASDNDPLVVNTDKGRVRGITVDAPSGKKVDVWLGIPYAQPPVGPLRFRHPRPAEKWSGVLNATTPPNSCVQIVDTVFGDFPGATMWNPNTPLSEDCLYINVVAPRPRPKNAAVMLWIFGGGFYSGTATLDVYDHRALASEENVIVVSLQYRVASLGFLFLGTPEAPGNAGLFDQNLALRWVRDNIHKFGGDPSRVTLFGESAGAVSVSLHLLSALSRDLFQRAILQSGSPTAPWALVSREEATLRALRLAEAVGCPHDASKPGDAVECLRAKDPHVLVDNEWGTLGICEFPFVPVVDGAFLDETPQRSLASGRFKKTEILTGSNTEEGYYFIIYYLTELLRKEEGVTVSREEFLQAVRELNPYVNGAARQAIVFEYTDWTEPDNPNSNRDALDKMVGDYHFTCNVNEFAQRYAEEGNNVYMYLYTHRSKGNPWPRWTGVMHGDEINYVFGEPLNPTLGYTDDEKGFSRKIMRYWSNFAKTGNPNSSPASSEIPEWPKHTAQGRHYLELGMNTSFVGRGPRLRQCAFWKKYLPQLVAATSNLQVAPPPSAPCESSAFFYRPNPMVPLLLVALLSLLSSATLHFVQ from the exons ATGGAGATCCGAGGGCTTCTGGCGATGGGTGGTTGTCGACGAAGGACGGACGGAGCCGTCGCGCTAATGCTGAGCAGCCTACcgccgatgctggtgctgctgctgttggcgccCCTCCTACAGACAGTCGCCGGGCGGCATCACGAGCTGGGCGCTACGATGGGTGGTAGCGGTACGCATCAGCTGTCGAGCGGTGGCGGAGCGACCGGCGGTATCGGAGGACTGGCGGCCCAATCGCAGACGCTCCTGCCAGGATCGCaatccagtgccagtgccggctcctcgtcatcatcgttgtcgtcgtcgtcggccgaagaggaggaagtggCGCGGCTCACGCTCGGCAAGGACGCAG GTCACGGTGAGTCCGTACGAATTATAGACCCCGAGCTGGGCACGCTCGAGCGGGAGCACGTTGTCCACgtcagtggtggcggtgccggggttggtggtggtggtggtggtggtggtagtggtacgCCATCACTTCGGCGGCGTGGTCTAACGAGACGCGAATCGAACGGAG ACGCTAGCGATAATGATCCACTCGTCGTCAACACGGACAAGGGCCGAGTGCGGGGCATCACGGTCGATGCACCGAGCGGTAAGAAGGTGGACGTGTGGCTCGGAATCCCGTACGCGCAGCCACCGGTCGGTCCGCTGCGTTTCCGCCATCCGAGGCCGGCCGAAAAGTGGAGCGGCGTACTGAACGCAACGACTCCGCCGAACAGCTGCGTCCAGATCGTCGACACCGTGTTCGGTGACTTCCCGGGTGCGACCATGTGGAACCCGAACACGCCGCTCTCGGAGGATTGTCTCTACATCAACGTGGTGGCACCTCGGCCGCGCCCCAAAAACGCCGCTGTCATGCTGTGGATCTTCGGGGGCGGGTTCTACTCCGGTACGGCCACACTCGACGTGTACGATCACCGGGCGCTCGCCTCGGAGGAGAACGTAATCGTCGTCTCGCTACAGTACCGGGTCGCCAGTCTTGGGTTCCTGTTTCTTGGCACACCGGAAGCGCCCGGTAATGCTGGGCTGTTCGATCAGAACCTTGCTCTAAG ATGGGTACGGGATAATATCCACAAATTCGGAGGTGATCCATCCCGCGTAACGCTCTTTGGCGAGAGTGCCGGTGCCGTGTCTGTGTCGCTCCACCTGCTGTCCGCCTTGTCGCGCGATCTGTTCCAGCGAGCCATCCTGCAGAGTGGATCCCCTACCGCACCCTGGGCACTGGTGTCACGCGAGGAAGCCACGCTAAG GGCACTGCGATTGGCGGAAGCGGTCGGTTGTCCACACGACGCTAGCAAACCGGGTGATGCGGTCGAGTGTCTGCGCGCCAAGGATCCACACGTGCTGGTCGACAACGAGTGGGGTACGCTCGGTATCTGCGAGTTCCCGTtcgtgccggtggtggacggAGCATTCCTGGACGAGACACCGCAGCGGTCACTCGCCAGCGGGCGCTTCAAGAAGACGGAAATCCTGACCGGCAGCAACACGGAGGAGGGCTACTACTTCATCATCTACTATCTGACCGAGTTGCTGCGCAAGGAGGAAGGTGTGACGGTATCACGCGAAGAGTTCTTGCAGGCGGTGCGCGAACTCAATCCGTACGTCAACGGAGCGGCTCGGCAGGCGATCGTGTTCGAGTACACCGACTGGACAGAACCGGACAACCCGAACAGTAACCGGGACGCGCTGGACAAGATGGTCGGCGATTATCACTTCACGTGTAACGTCAATGAGTTTGCGCAGCGGTACGCCGAGGAGGGCAACAACGTCTACATGTATCTGTACACGCACCGTAGCAAAGGCAACCCGTGGCCCCGCTGGACCGGGGTGATGCATGGTGATGAGATTAACTACGTGTTCGGTGAACCGCTCAACCCGACGCTCGGTTACACCGACGATGAGAAGGGTTTCAGCCGGAAGATTATGCGCTACTGGTCCAACTTTGCCAAGACGGG CAATCCTAACTCGAGTCCCGCCAGCAGCGAGATCCCCGAGTGGCCAAAGCACACGGCCCAGGGACGGCACTATCTGGAGCTCGGCATGAACACGTCCTTCGTCGGACGAGGACCACGGTTGAGGCAGTGTGCGTTCTGGAAGAAGTATCTACCGCAGCTTGTTGCAGCTACCT